A stretch of the Streptomyces sp. NBC_01428 genome encodes the following:
- a CDS encoding GntR family transcriptional regulator, which produces MDYPNDQAPGAPVRSGIPEHGRIPKYYAVKAHIARLVDELGEGGLLPTERDLSEKYEVARETVRQALRELLLEGRLRRQGRGTVVAGPKLEQPLSLASYTEGVRRQGRVPGRSLISLDRFPCPESLAAEAGLERGEPVWHMERLLLADDERVGLESTYVAVARVPGLDTDFDPDSSFYAYLHDRLGIVFGDADERIETVLATPREALLIGTPPALPMLLIHRISRDTDRRPLERVRTLYRGDRFSFTAHLGD; this is translated from the coding sequence GTGGACTACCCGAACGACCAGGCTCCCGGCGCCCCCGTCCGCTCCGGCATCCCGGAGCACGGCCGCATTCCGAAGTACTACGCGGTGAAGGCGCACATCGCCCGGCTCGTCGACGAGCTGGGCGAAGGGGGGCTCCTCCCCACCGAGCGGGACCTCTCGGAGAAGTACGAGGTCGCCCGGGAGACGGTGCGGCAGGCGTTGCGCGAGCTGCTGCTCGAAGGGAGGCTGCGGCGGCAGGGACGCGGCACGGTCGTCGCCGGCCCCAAGCTGGAGCAGCCGCTGTCGCTGGCGAGCTACACCGAGGGCGTCCGCAGACAGGGGCGGGTCCCCGGCCGTTCGCTGATCTCGCTCGACCGGTTCCCCTGTCCGGAATCGCTCGCCGCCGAGGCGGGTCTGGAGCGCGGTGAACCGGTGTGGCACATGGAGCGGCTGCTGCTCGCCGACGACGAGCGGGTCGGCCTGGAGAGCACGTATGTGGCGGTCGCCCGGGTCCCCGGACTCGACACCGACTTCGATCCCGACTCCTCCTTCTACGCCTATCTCCACGACCGGCTGGGCATCGTGTTCGGCGACGCCGACGAGCGGATCGAGACCGTGCTGGCCACCCCGCGCGAGGCGCTGCTGATCGGCACGCCGCCCGCCCTGCCGATGCTGCTGATCCACCGGATCTCCCGGGACACCGACCGGCGGCCGCTGGAGCGGGTCCGGACGCTGTACCGGGGCGACCGGTTCTCGTTCACCGCGCATCTCGGCGACTGA
- a CDS encoding TIGR03364 family FAD-dependent oxidoreductase, translated as MRVIVVGAGVVGTLHAWHAVERGHQVVQIEREAEARGASLRNFGQIWVSGRAGGEELDTALRARDLWEQIGARVPGLGFRGCGSLTPLRNEREIAVAEAALARDDAAARGYKLLTAGEARAVNPALRGTFEAALSCERDAAVEPRTAQVALRAELLKSPDYTFLPGREVREVIGENAVRDDHGDVHTGDVVVLCTGAWLGGLVRELAGPELPVRRVRLQMMQTDPLGEPLTTSVADADSFRYYPAYRSDALDALNEGQPQTPTAAEHRMQLLMVQRADGGLTIGDTHEYEHPFAFDTLEDPYDHLTEVVESFLGRPLPKIRRRWAGVYAQCTDTSRVVHRQRVRDGVWLVTGPGGRGMTCSPAIAETTADQLGW; from the coding sequence GTGAGAGTGATAGTCGTCGGAGCCGGCGTGGTGGGCACCCTGCACGCCTGGCATGCAGTGGAACGCGGCCACCAGGTCGTACAGATCGAGCGTGAGGCGGAGGCCCGCGGGGCCTCGCTGCGCAACTTCGGCCAGATCTGGGTGAGTGGCCGAGCAGGAGGAGAGGAGCTCGACACCGCCCTGCGGGCGCGTGACCTGTGGGAGCAGATCGGCGCCCGGGTCCCGGGCCTCGGGTTCCGGGGCTGCGGATCCCTGACCCCGCTGCGCAACGAGCGCGAGATCGCCGTCGCCGAGGCCGCCCTGGCCCGCGACGACGCGGCGGCCCGCGGCTACAAGCTGCTCACCGCCGGTGAGGCGCGCGCCGTGAACCCCGCGCTGCGCGGGACCTTCGAGGCCGCCCTGTCCTGCGAGCGCGACGCGGCCGTCGAGCCGCGCACCGCCCAGGTCGCGCTCCGCGCCGAGCTGCTGAAGTCCCCGGACTACACCTTCCTGCCGGGCCGCGAGGTCCGCGAGGTGATCGGCGAGAACGCGGTCCGCGACGACCACGGCGACGTCCACACCGGTGACGTCGTGGTGCTGTGCACCGGCGCCTGGCTCGGCGGTCTCGTCCGCGAACTGGCAGGACCCGAGCTGCCCGTACGGCGCGTGCGCCTCCAGATGATGCAGACCGACCCGCTGGGCGAGCCGCTCACCACCTCCGTCGCCGACGCGGACAGCTTCCGCTACTACCCGGCCTACCGGAGCGACGCGCTCGACGCGCTCAACGAAGGACAGCCGCAGACGCCGACCGCGGCCGAGCACCGGATGCAGCTGCTCATGGTGCAGCGCGCGGACGGCGGGCTGACCATCGGCGACACCCACGAGTACGAGCACCCCTTCGCCTTCGACACCCTCGAAGACCCCTACGACCACCTCACCGAGGTCGTCGAGTCCTTCCTCGGCCGCCCGCTGCCGAAGATCCGGCGCCGCTGGGCCGGGGTGTACGCGCAGTGCACCGACACCAGCCGGGTCGTGCACCGCCAGCGCGTCCGGGACGGCGTGTGGCTGGTCACCGGGCCCGGCGGGCGCGGCATGACCTGCTCACCCGCGATCGCAGAGACCACCGCCGACCAGCTGGGATGGTGA
- a CDS encoding HAD family hydrolase produces MTEPNEPNDIRLVVLDMAGTTVADGGLVEQAFAAAAGELGVEPGSADHAEKLDYVRATMGESKISVFRHLFGEETLARRANAAFEKAYGERVDGGAVAPIAGARETIEELQAGGRTVVLSTGFARVTQDAILAALGWQDLVPLTLCPADAGGRGRPYPDMVLEAFLRTKAADGVGQTAVLGDTSYDMLSGVRAGAGLVAGVLTGAHDEDALRAAGAGHVLGSVAELPALLREFTGTGGDRR; encoded by the coding sequence ATGACCGAGCCGAACGAACCGAACGACATACGCCTTGTGGTCCTCGACATGGCCGGCACCACCGTGGCCGACGGCGGCCTCGTGGAGCAGGCCTTCGCCGCGGCCGCCGGCGAACTGGGCGTCGAGCCCGGGTCCGCGGACCACGCGGAGAAGCTCGACTACGTCCGCGCCACGATGGGCGAGTCCAAGATCTCCGTCTTCCGGCACCTCTTCGGCGAGGAGACCCTCGCCCGGCGCGCCAACGCCGCCTTCGAGAAGGCGTACGGGGAACGCGTCGACGGCGGCGCCGTCGCGCCGATCGCCGGGGCCCGCGAGACGATCGAGGAACTCCAGGCCGGCGGTCGGACCGTCGTCCTGAGCACCGGGTTCGCCCGCGTCACCCAGGACGCCATCCTCGCCGCCCTCGGCTGGCAGGACCTGGTGCCGCTCACGCTCTGCCCGGCGGACGCCGGAGGCCGCGGACGCCCCTACCCCGACATGGTCCTGGAAGCCTTCCTGCGGACCAAGGCCGCCGACGGGGTCGGGCAGACCGCCGTCCTCGGGGACACCTCCTACGACATGCTCAGCGGTGTCCGCGCCGGCGCCGGACTCGTCGCCGGCGTCCTCACGGGCGCCCACGACGAGGACGCGCTGCGCGCCGCCGGGGCCGGGCACGTCCTCGGGTCGGTGGCCGAACTGCCCGCCCTGCTGCGTGAGTTCACCGGCACCGGTGGGGACCGGCGATGA
- a CDS encoding ABC transporter ATP-binding protein, with the protein MSSGIRFDRVSVAYGGTTVLDSLDLTVEPGEVMALLGPSGSGKTTALRAVAGFVRPAAGRVFIGDRDVTDLPPHRRGIGMVVQQYALFPHLRVEDNVAFGLKAQKAPKGEIRGRVAEALEMTGMAAYARRHPRELSGGQQQRVAIARALAIRPGVLLLDEPLSALDARLRSGMLTELARLHRELPDVSILYVTHDQVEALTLADRIAVMDRARLRDVGTPQELYRAPRTEFTASFVGNANLLPVTVGADGVDFSGTELKVPTGDAARGATATLCVRPHLVGLGAGPNQVTGTVAEVQWRGSTHRLYVDVAGHRMMADLRELRNPPAPGDSVDLHFAAEDAVLLSAGVRGKEAVGAAAGGSRDG; encoded by the coding sequence ATGAGCAGCGGGATCCGCTTCGACCGGGTGTCCGTCGCCTACGGCGGCACCACGGTCCTCGACTCCCTCGACCTGACCGTCGAACCCGGCGAGGTGATGGCCCTGCTCGGGCCGTCCGGCTCGGGCAAGACCACCGCGCTGCGGGCCGTCGCCGGATTCGTACGGCCCGCCGCCGGCCGGGTGTTCATCGGCGACCGCGACGTGACCGACCTGCCGCCGCACCGGCGCGGGATCGGCATGGTCGTCCAGCAGTACGCCCTCTTCCCGCACCTGCGCGTCGAGGACAACGTCGCCTTCGGCCTCAAGGCGCAGAAGGCCCCCAAGGGCGAGATCCGCGGGCGGGTGGCCGAGGCGCTGGAGATGACCGGGATGGCGGCGTACGCGCGACGCCACCCGCGGGAACTGTCCGGCGGACAGCAGCAGCGCGTCGCCATCGCGCGGGCCCTCGCCATCCGGCCCGGCGTCCTCCTGCTCGACGAACCGCTGTCCGCCCTCGACGCCCGGCTGCGCTCCGGCATGCTCACCGAACTCGCCCGGCTGCACCGCGAGTTGCCCGACGTGTCGATCCTCTACGTCACCCACGACCAGGTCGAGGCACTGACCCTGGCCGACCGGATCGCGGTCATGGACAGGGCCAGGCTGCGCGACGTCGGCACACCCCAGGAGCTGTACCGGGCGCCGCGCACCGAGTTCACCGCGTCCTTCGTGGGCAACGCGAACCTGCTGCCGGTGACCGTGGGGGCGGACGGGGTCGACTTCTCCGGGACCGAACTCAAGGTTCCGACCGGCGACGCCGCCCGGGGTGCGACGGCCACGCTGTGCGTCCGCCCGCACCTCGTCGGCCTCGGCGCCGGCCCCAACCAGGTCACCGGGACCGTCGCCGAGGTGCAGTGGAGGGGGTCCACCCACCGGCTGTACGTGGACGTGGCGGGCCACCGGATGATGGCCGACCTCCGTGAGCTGCGGAACCCGCCGGCACCGGGGGACTCCGTGGACCTGCACTTCGCGGCGGAGGACGCCGTACTGCTCTCGGCGGGCGTCCGCGGCAAGGAGGCCGTGGGAGCGGCCGCTGGGGGGAGCCGGGATGGCTAG
- a CDS encoding 2-aminoethylphosphonate ABC transporter permease subunit has protein sequence MASAAVAAPAKTATRTRTKIPAWIWALPPVAVLGLVFLYPLGLVVQQSFRPDTGGTSAQAYGDVFASTAFREALGTTVWLALGSTVGCLVLGFALALVIAFVPFPGGRAVSRFIDVFLSFPSFLITLALLFVYGTVGMANGLWTGATGAAEGPFQFLTTPWGVLLAEITYFTPFVMRPLLAAFSGIDTGQLEVASSLGARPARIVRQIILPEALPALAAGGSLVLVLCLNEFGIVLFTGAKGVTTLPMLVYSKAILESDYPGACVVAVVNVLISVGLYGLYRVVSRRAGA, from the coding sequence ATGGCTAGCGCCGCGGTCGCCGCCCCGGCGAAGACGGCCACCAGGACCAGGACCAAAATCCCCGCCTGGATCTGGGCCCTGCCCCCCGTCGCCGTGCTCGGGCTGGTGTTCCTCTATCCGCTCGGGCTGGTCGTCCAGCAGTCGTTCCGGCCCGACACCGGGGGAACGTCGGCGCAGGCCTACGGGGACGTGTTCGCCTCGACCGCGTTCCGGGAGGCGCTCGGCACCACGGTGTGGCTGGCCCTCGGATCGACGGTCGGCTGCCTGGTCCTCGGGTTCGCCCTCGCCCTGGTCATCGCGTTCGTACCGTTCCCCGGCGGCAGGGCGGTCTCCAGGTTCATCGACGTCTTCCTGTCCTTCCCGTCCTTCCTGATCACGCTCGCGCTGCTGTTCGTCTACGGCACCGTCGGCATGGCCAACGGACTCTGGACGGGCGCCACCGGCGCCGCCGAAGGACCCTTCCAGTTCCTCACCACGCCCTGGGGAGTGCTCCTCGCGGAGATCACGTACTTCACCCCGTTCGTGATGCGGCCGCTGCTCGCCGCCTTCTCCGGCATCGACACCGGCCAGCTGGAGGTGGCCTCCTCGCTCGGCGCGCGGCCCGCACGGATCGTGCGGCAGATCATCCTGCCCGAGGCGCTGCCCGCGCTCGCCGCCGGCGGCAGCCTGGTCCTGGTGCTGTGCCTGAACGAGTTCGGCATCGTCCTGTTCACCGGGGCCAAGGGCGTCACCACCCTGCCGATGCTCGTGTACAGCAAGGCGATCCTGGAGTCCGACTATCCGGGAGCGTGTGTCGTCGCCGTCGTCAACGTCCTGATCTCCGTGGGCCTCTACGGCCTCTACCGGGTGGTGAGCCGCCGTGCTGGTGCATAG
- a CDS encoding ABC transporter permease, translating into MLVHSRKGKWATWAVFFVLFLPLFALPLLVVLAASFATNWSSAFPSGFTTGHYSAATRGESLQALTTSLVTALTASVLALVVGTWAALAGHALKKRGKTLLDALFMLPVAVPSVVVGLAVLVAFSKPPVLLNGTRWIVILAHAVLVTAFAHQSVSAAIVRLDPAYGQAAASLGARPSRVLWRVRLPLLLPSLTAAAGLCFALSMGELSATMMLYPPDWTPLPVQIYAATDRGALFTGSALAVVLMTATVLVLFAVSRIRTKASYR; encoded by the coding sequence GTGCTGGTGCATAGCCGCAAGGGGAAGTGGGCCACCTGGGCCGTCTTCTTCGTCCTCTTCCTGCCCCTGTTCGCCCTGCCCCTGCTCGTCGTCCTCGCCGCGTCGTTCGCCACGAACTGGTCGAGCGCGTTCCCGTCCGGCTTCACCACCGGGCACTACAGCGCCGCCACCCGCGGCGAATCCCTCCAGGCCCTCACCACCAGCCTGGTCACCGCCCTCACGGCGAGCGTGCTCGCGCTCGTCGTGGGCACCTGGGCGGCCCTCGCCGGGCACGCCCTGAAGAAGCGCGGAAAGACCCTCCTGGACGCGCTGTTCATGCTGCCGGTCGCCGTGCCGTCCGTCGTCGTCGGACTGGCGGTCCTGGTCGCCTTCTCCAAGCCTCCGGTGCTGCTCAACGGCACCCGGTGGATCGTCATCCTCGCGCACGCCGTTCTTGTCACGGCGTTCGCCCACCAGTCGGTGTCGGCCGCCATCGTGCGTCTCGACCCGGCCTACGGACAGGCCGCCGCCTCCCTCGGCGCCCGGCCCTCCCGCGTGCTGTGGCGGGTGCGGCTGCCGCTGCTGCTGCCCTCGCTCACCGCCGCCGCGGGCCTCTGCTTCGCCCTGTCCATGGGCGAGTTGAGCGCCACGATGATGCTCTACCCGCCGGACTGGACCCCGCTTCCCGTCCAGATCTACGCGGCCACCGACCGCGGCGCCCTGTTCACCGGCTCCGCGCTCGCCGTGGTCCTCATGACGGCGACCGTGCTCGTGCTGTTCGCCGTCTCCCGGATCCGCACCAAGGCCTCCTACCGCTGA
- a CDS encoding 2-aminoethylphosphonate ABC transporter substrate-binding protein, producing the protein MPRNNRSLRLVPIAAVTGSLVLAGSLTACGGDSAAADAKVVTVYSADGLKGENGDGWYDQVFKDFEKKTGIKVKYVEGGSGEMVQRAAREKTNPQADVLVTLPPFIQQADGKGLLQKYAPKGSDQVDGADKAADATWTSVVNNYFGFVYNKKELKQAPTTWDELLGGTYKNKIQYSTPGVAGDGTAVLIKAIHDFGGKDAALAYLKKLQSNNVGPSASTGKLAPKVDKGELLAANGDVQMNYAQSKDMPNLGLWFPQATDKATDAAGKPTTFALPYAAGLVTKAPHTANGKKLLDFMLSAEAQQQVSEIGGGFSARSDVKATDANAIALTKLMDGVEVFEPDWADIDKNLTTYVEDWKSATGS; encoded by the coding sequence ATGCCCAGAAACAACCGCTCGCTCCGCCTCGTCCCGATCGCCGCCGTGACCGGCAGCCTCGTCCTCGCCGGCTCGCTCACCGCGTGCGGCGGCGACTCGGCCGCCGCCGACGCCAAGGTCGTCACCGTGTACAGCGCGGACGGCCTCAAGGGCGAGAACGGCGACGGCTGGTACGACCAGGTCTTCAAGGATTTCGAGAAGAAGACCGGCATCAAGGTCAAGTACGTCGAGGGGGGTTCGGGCGAGATGGTCCAGCGGGCCGCCCGCGAGAAGACCAACCCGCAGGCCGACGTCCTCGTCACCCTCCCGCCGTTCATCCAGCAGGCCGACGGCAAGGGCCTGCTCCAGAAGTACGCGCCCAAGGGCTCCGACCAGGTCGACGGCGCCGACAAGGCCGCCGACGCCACCTGGACCTCCGTCGTCAACAACTACTTCGGCTTCGTCTACAACAAGAAGGAGCTGAAGCAGGCGCCCACCACCTGGGACGAACTGCTCGGTGGCACCTACAAGAACAAGATCCAGTACTCCACGCCCGGTGTCGCCGGCGACGGAACGGCCGTACTGATCAAGGCGATCCACGACTTCGGCGGCAAGGACGCGGCGCTCGCCTACCTGAAGAAGCTCCAGTCCAACAACGTGGGCCCGTCCGCCTCCACCGGCAAGCTCGCCCCCAAGGTCGACAAGGGCGAACTGCTGGCCGCCAACGGCGACGTCCAGATGAACTACGCCCAGTCCAAGGACATGCCGAACCTCGGCCTCTGGTTCCCGCAGGCCACCGACAAGGCCACCGACGCCGCCGGCAAGCCCACCACCTTCGCGCTCCCCTACGCCGCCGGCCTCGTCACCAAGGCCCCGCACACCGCGAACGGCAAGAAGCTCCTCGACTTCATGCTGTCCGCCGAGGCCCAGCAGCAGGTCAGCGAGATCGGCGGCGGCTTCTCCGCGCGCTCCGACGTCAAGGCCACCGACGCCAACGCCATCGCGCTGACCAAGCTGATGGACGGCGTCGAGGTCTTCGAGCCCGACTGGGCGGACATCGACAAGAACCTCACCACGTACGTCGAGGACTGGAAGTCCGCCACCGGCAGCTGA
- a CDS encoding alkaline phosphatase family protein, whose protein sequence is MSRRSLLASAAGLALAAGPLASVARAAAKTPKVLVVGLDGTLLNRVKDADAPNLDALMAAGLTAPSSIYANPFAPTLSGPGWSTLITGVWPDKHNVKDNTFTGQKFAQYPDFLTRIETAKPSLSTYAVSSWAPLTDTVFSSKVDTRVSTPSAEYDTGTTARAVDRLRTGNPDAVFVQLDNVDHAGHSYGAASQQYLDAVHGVDTQVGQMVAAVKARATYASEDWLIMVTADHGHTDAGGHGGSSWPERQTFMIATGPTLAAGSVRHDVKMPDVAASALAHLGVAIDPAWGLDGRPVQQPAPDDFDALRPQLATRADETGIGATVIGFTHTAPSGWSVDNSAMGTGGVTEWRGWSFTTDEFWTKAQADQNRESNVRARNVFAVADGDEWEDKTFSGTFDSTLVSPAYPVTGGAAATLTYTTYYRHESPQKGEVLVSYDGAAPVGVKTYTADTSSRVEKLTLQVPAGARTARVRFRYTGGNNWYWVIDGVSLKAA, encoded by the coding sequence ATGTCCCGTCGCTCCCTGCTCGCCTCCGCGGCCGGCCTCGCCCTCGCCGCCGGACCCCTCGCGTCCGTCGCCCGAGCCGCCGCCAAGACCCCCAAAGTCCTCGTCGTCGGCCTCGACGGCACCCTGCTGAACCGCGTCAAGGACGCCGACGCCCCGAACCTCGACGCCCTCATGGCCGCGGGCCTCACCGCACCCAGCAGCATCTACGCCAACCCGTTCGCGCCCACGCTCTCGGGTCCCGGCTGGTCCACCCTCATCACCGGCGTCTGGCCCGACAAGCACAACGTCAAGGACAACACCTTCACCGGCCAGAAGTTCGCCCAGTACCCGGACTTCCTCACCCGGATCGAGACCGCCAAGCCGTCCCTGTCCACGTACGCCGTCTCCTCCTGGGCACCCCTGACGGACACCGTCTTCTCCTCCAAGGTCGACACCCGCGTGTCCACCCCGAGCGCCGAGTACGACACCGGCACCACCGCGCGCGCCGTCGACCGGCTCCGCACCGGCAACCCCGACGCGGTGTTCGTCCAGCTCGACAACGTCGACCACGCGGGCCACAGCTACGGCGCCGCCAGTCAGCAGTACCTGGACGCCGTCCACGGCGTCGACACCCAGGTCGGGCAGATGGTCGCCGCGGTCAAGGCCCGTGCCACCTACGCCTCCGAGGACTGGCTGATCATGGTCACCGCCGACCACGGGCACACCGACGCCGGCGGCCACGGCGGCTCCAGCTGGCCCGAACGGCAGACGTTCATGATCGCGACCGGCCCCACCCTGGCCGCCGGTTCGGTGCGCCACGACGTCAAGATGCCGGACGTCGCCGCCTCCGCGCTCGCCCACCTCGGCGTCGCCATCGACCCGGCCTGGGGCCTCGACGGACGGCCCGTGCAGCAGCCCGCCCCGGACGACTTCGACGCGCTGCGCCCGCAGCTCGCCACCCGCGCGGACGAGACCGGCATCGGCGCCACGGTGATCGGCTTCACCCACACCGCGCCGAGCGGCTGGTCCGTCGACAACTCCGCGATGGGCACCGGCGGCGTCACCGAGTGGCGCGGCTGGTCCTTCACCACGGACGAGTTCTGGACCAAGGCGCAGGCCGACCAGAACCGCGAGAGCAACGTCCGCGCCCGCAACGTGTTCGCGGTCGCCGACGGTGACGAGTGGGAGGACAAGACCTTCTCGGGCACCTTCGACTCCACCCTCGTCAGCCCCGCCTACCCGGTCACCGGAGGCGCCGCCGCCACCCTCACGTACACCACCTACTACCGCCACGAGTCCCCGCAGAAGGGCGAGGTCCTCGTCTCCTACGACGGCGCCGCGCCGGTCGGCGTGAAGACGTACACCGCCGACACGTCCTCCCGCGTGGAGAAGCTGACCCTCCAGGTCCCTGCCGGGGCGCGGACCGCCCGGGTCCGGTTCCGCTACACCGGCGGGAACAACTGGTACTGGGTGATCGACGGCGTCTCGCTCAAGGCCGCCTGA
- a CDS encoding HAD-IIA family hydrolase, protein MSERKPIESWLTDMDGVLIHEGVPIPGADSFVKKLRESGKPFLVLTNNSIYTARDLHARLRRMGLDVPVENIWTSALATAKFLDDQRPGGTAYVIGEAGLTTALHDIGYVLTDHEPDYVVLGETRTYSFEAMTKAVRLIKGGARFIATNPDETGPSTEGPLPATGAVAALITKATGKQPYFAGKPNPLMMRTGLNAIGAHSETSAMIGDRMDTDVLAGLEAGMQTFLVLTGLTTPGEIEQYPYRPSQVVDSIADLVERI, encoded by the coding sequence ATGTCAGAGCGCAAGCCCATCGAGTCGTGGCTCACCGACATGGACGGTGTCCTCATCCACGAAGGGGTGCCGATCCCCGGCGCCGACTCCTTCGTCAAGAAGCTGCGGGAGTCCGGCAAGCCCTTCCTGGTCCTGACGAACAACTCCATCTACACCGCCCGTGACCTGCACGCGAGGCTGCGGCGCATGGGCCTGGACGTGCCGGTCGAGAACATCTGGACCTCCGCCCTCGCCACCGCCAAGTTCCTCGACGACCAGCGGCCCGGCGGCACCGCGTACGTGATCGGCGAGGCCGGCCTGACCACCGCGCTGCACGACATCGGATACGTCCTCACCGACCACGAGCCGGACTACGTCGTCCTCGGCGAGACCCGCACCTACTCCTTCGAGGCCATGACCAAGGCGGTCCGGCTGATCAAGGGCGGCGCCCGGTTCATCGCCACCAACCCGGACGAGACCGGCCCCTCCACCGAGGGCCCGCTGCCCGCCACCGGCGCGGTCGCCGCACTGATCACCAAGGCCACCGGCAAGCAGCCCTACTTCGCCGGAAAGCCGAACCCGCTGATGATGCGGACCGGACTGAACGCCATCGGCGCCCACTCCGAGACCAGCGCGATGATCGGCGACCGCATGGACACCGACGTGCTGGCCGGGCTGGAGGCGGGGATGCAGACCTTCCTCGTCCTGACCGGACTGACCACACCCGGCGAGATCGAGCAGTACCCGTACCGCCCGTCGCAGGTCGTCGACTCGATCGCCGACCTCGTCGAGCGCATCTGA
- a CDS encoding class F sortase translates to MAERERSSGAGRLLTGIAWLVLLLGLWLWGSRVTDIRLGVSAPTTGDIAAVGRPPEVRLPHAVKPLGNARPQRVDIPAMGVQAPVVARGLDRAGAIDPPPYDQPGVVAWYAAGVEPGAVGTALMVGHVDTDTRPAVFYKLSSVKPGDTVRVARDDGTVAEFTVDDVQVLPRDHFDARQAYGPRESGRAELRLVTCGGTFDRTTGTYTANVVVSAYLTGRGV, encoded by the coding sequence ATGGCCGAACGCGAACGCTCCTCCGGCGCCGGCCGGCTGCTCACCGGGATCGCCTGGCTGGTGCTGCTGCTCGGCCTGTGGCTGTGGGGGAGCCGGGTCACGGACATCCGGCTGGGGGTGTCGGCGCCGACCACCGGGGACATCGCGGCCGTCGGACGCCCGCCCGAGGTCCGGCTGCCGCACGCCGTCAAGCCGCTCGGCAACGCCCGCCCCCAGCGCGTCGACATCCCCGCGATGGGCGTGCAGGCCCCCGTGGTCGCCCGCGGGCTCGACCGCGCGGGCGCCATCGACCCGCCCCCGTACGACCAGCCCGGCGTCGTCGCCTGGTACGCGGCCGGCGTGGAACCGGGAGCCGTCGGCACCGCGCTGATGGTCGGACACGTCGACACCGACACCCGGCCCGCGGTCTTCTACAAACTCAGCTCCGTGAAGCCCGGCGACACCGTCCGGGTGGCCCGCGACGACGGGACGGTCGCGGAGTTCACCGTGGACGACGTCCAGGTACTCCCGCGCGACCACTTCGACGCCCGGCAGGCCTACGGGCCACGGGAGTCGGGGCGGGCCGAGCTGCGGCTGGTCACCTGCGGCGGGACCTTCGACAGGACCACCGGGACCTACACGGCGAACGTGGTCGTGTCGGCGTACCTCACCGGACGCGGCGTGTGA
- a CDS encoding glycoside hydrolase family 6 protein codes for MYGNKGAGARASMAVLGAALLFAGCSSGGGGGTDEESGAPVTQQPKNADPFWVNPDGNAAEQVAAYAKAGRGDDAAQIRKIAGQPTGEWIGPENPEQEARGFTEAAEKADRAAILVLYNIPHRDCGQFSQGGAADGNAYRTWIDAVARGIGDRPATVILEPDAILHLVNQCTPEEFRGERYDLLKGAVTRLTSLKNTKVYLDAGNAGWGHPDQIFEPLRAAGIDRADGFAVNVSNFYATGDSIAYGKQLASKVGNKHFVVDTSRNGNGPYTRGKPDENWCNPPGRALGENPTTKTADPLVDAYLWIKRPGESDGTCRGGPKAGDWWADYALKLAKASK; via the coding sequence ATGTACGGCAACAAGGGTGCCGGGGCACGGGCGTCCATGGCGGTGCTGGGGGCGGCACTGCTGTTCGCGGGGTGCTCCTCAGGGGGCGGCGGCGGCACGGACGAGGAATCCGGGGCGCCGGTCACGCAGCAGCCGAAGAACGCGGACCCGTTCTGGGTCAACCCGGACGGGAACGCGGCCGAACAGGTCGCCGCCTACGCGAAGGCGGGCCGCGGCGACGACGCCGCGCAGATCCGCAAGATAGCGGGACAGCCGACCGGCGAGTGGATCGGCCCGGAGAACCCGGAGCAGGAGGCGCGCGGTTTCACCGAGGCCGCCGAGAAGGCCGACCGGGCCGCGATCCTCGTCCTCTACAACATCCCGCACCGCGACTGCGGCCAGTTCTCGCAGGGAGGCGCCGCCGACGGGAACGCCTACCGGACCTGGATCGACGCGGTGGCCCGGGGCATCGGGGACCGCCCCGCCACGGTGATCCTGGAGCCGGACGCCATCCTCCACCTGGTCAACCAGTGCACCCCGGAGGAGTTCCGGGGGGAGCGCTACGACCTGCTCAAGGGCGCCGTCACCCGGCTCACGTCCCTGAAGAACACGAAGGTGTACCTGGACGCGGGCAACGCCGGCTGGGGACACCCCGACCAGATCTTCGAGCCCCTGCGCGCCGCCGGGATCGACCGGGCGGACGGCTTCGCGGTCAACGTCTCCAACTTCTACGCGACCGGGGATTCCATCGCCTACGGCAAGCAGCTCGCGTCGAAGGTGGGGAACAAGCACTTCGTCGTCGACACCAGCCGCAACGGCAACGGCCCGTACACGCGGGGCAAGCCCGACGAGAACTGGTGCAACCCGCCGGGCCGCGCGCTCGGCGAGAACCCGACGACGAAGACCGCCGACCCGCTCGTCGACGCCTATCTGTGGATCAAGCGCCCCGGCGAGTCGGACGGCACCTGCAGGGGCGGCCCGAAGGCGGGCGACTGGTGGGCCGACTACGCGCTGAAGCTCGCGAAGGCCTCCAAGTAG